The sequence ACCTGAACTgcagaagaaatataaaagaaaacagaaccagAACTTggagatttggaaaattctcagcctattCATActgcaaaaattacaaaacttgtACTGAAGAGAATCCTGAATGTGTGGCTGAACAATCATTTGATAAAGAGATCATCAGTGGGATTTATGGACTATATCAGCCATCTTAACAGAAGTGAGGAGAGAGACTGGATTATACTAGAAGAGACACTGCCACTTACACTGTGCCACCTAAAATGGACAGAGAAGACAGAACAGGTAAGGCTGTCACACTTCATAGATTTTATAAGAAGGAGACACAGAAATAATCACTGTGAAAGTGCACTGGCAGTTAAGGATGGTTTCATACCTGCCATGCTCTGCAGGATCCATGGGAACAGAAGATACCCTTGGAGGAGCATCTTACTAACAGGGGCTGGGACCAATCTAGATGACTTATCTCATACAGAACTTGTTAATGCTATGATCTTAGGAATCTAATCACTAATGTGAGGCAGCCTGCAGTACTGACCTCACCATCCATGACCCTTCTTCACAGATGCCCAGACTCAGGCAACCATGAAGTTGTAATCAGAACCTGTAGGTTTAATTTCAGACCCGCAGGATGGCATCCAAAGCCAATCCATGAGACATTACAACCTCTGCAAGGCATTTAGGACAAATCTGATGATCCTTAGTGTCAGTGCCAATAATTAAAGATGGCAACCTATGAGCTAAATGGTAACACTCATACCCTTACTTTCATAGGGTGTCTCCCCAGTGTAAATTCTTTCATTTCAAGTCTACTTAGGTGTGACGAAACAGCAAAtgctttcccacattctttacataTGAAGGGTTTCTCTCCGGTATGAGTTCGCAGGTGAACATTAAGGGGTGAGGAATACATAAATGCTTTACCACGTATCTTGCATACAAAGGGCCTTTCTCCACTGTGAGTTTTCAAATGTTTACTATGATCAGAAGTAATGAAGGTCTTCCCACATTCAACACATTCATAAGGCTTCTCTCCTGTGTGAATTCTTCTATGTTGAGTAAGCGTTGAAGATCTattgaaggcttttccacattccttacactgatagggtttctctccagtgtgattTCGTATGTGTATAGCAAGGCCTGTGTATTGAGTGAAGGCTTggccacattccttacattcatagggttttatTCCAGTGTGAGTTCTTACATGTTGAGTAAGGTGAGTTGATCTagtgaaggctttcccacattctgtACATTTGTGTGGTTTTATTCCAGTGTGAATCTGAACATGAACATTAAAGGATGAGGAATTTCTAAAGGATcttccacattctttacattcaaaGGACTTCTCTCCTTTATGAGTTTTCACATGTGCAGAAAGTTGAGAAAAATTAGTAGAGGATTTCCCACAATTCTTAGTCTTTTTAGATTTCTTTCCAGTATGAACTGTTACACACTGCTTTAGGTGTGAGGAAGGTGTGATGGCTCTCCCACATTCCTGAAATTCACAGAGTTTCTGTCCAATGTGGATTCCCGTGTGATTATCAAGGCTCACAAAATACTTAAAGCCTTTTATACATTCCTTACATTTGTATGGTTGTCTTGCATTGAGAATTCCAAGATGTACAGCAAGGCCTGGAGTTAAGGTGAAGAATTTTCCACATGGATTAAATTTGGAAAGTTCCTGTCCAATAGAGGCTTCCTTGTGCACACTGAGGACGTCATTTCCATAACAATTATCCTCAGAAGTGTTCCCTCCATTTTGAGCTCTCATCTGTGTCTTAAGGCAAAACTGTTCACTGAAGACCTCTCCACAATTCTCACAGAGTTTCCATCCACTGTAGTTTCTTGTCTGCTGAGGAGGGGATAaaggatttaaaatgttttcagacaTATTAAAAGATTTCACCCATCTGAACACGGAAACATTATTTTGGTGACaattatcattttactttttaatatttaatttttttttcatttcctaccTTCTTGGTTTCTTCCAGATTGAATGATGGATCTTTTGCTAGAATTTTATGCCACTGGctctaaattatttaaaaaacaaaaacaaaacaaaacaagaaaaactgtCTTCTTTTAATTGTCGGGGGTGATTtcagacaggttctcactctgtcatccaggctgggtaCCATGGCACAATCACAGTGCACTGTGGTCttaatctcccaggctcaagccatcatcCTGCCTCAGTGCTCCAAGGAGCttggactacagttgcatgctaatgcaccctgctaattttttattttttgtagagacagggtcttcctgttgcccaggctggtctcgatctcctagactcaagcaattctcctgcctcagcttcccaaagtgctgggattacaggcgtcagccactgtacccaaccaAATAGtgtagattttacatttttagtagagacagagtttcaccatgttgaccaggctggacttaaactcctgacctcaagtgatccacccacctcaacctcccatagtattgggactacaggcatgagccaccacatccagcctctttttttttttttttttttttttttttttttttttttttgagacggagtctcacgctgttgcccaggctggagtgcagtggcgcgatctcggctcactgcaagctccgcctcccgggttcccgccattctcctgcctcagcctcctgagtagctgggactacaggcgcccgccaccgcgcccggccaattttttgtatttttagtagagacggggtttcactgtggtctcgatctcctgaccttgtgatccgcccgcctcggcctcccaaagtgctgggattacaggcttgagccaccgcgcccggcccagcctctttttaaaatcaga comes from Macaca fascicularis isolate 582-1 chromosome 19, T2T-MFA8v1.1 and encodes:
- the LOC102127469 gene encoding uncharacterized protein isoform X1 codes for the protein MSARRHHLFPRWLPLVSAVSRLSWWSPPLLWCFSREPICPFEEKTKVGTMVEDYLANSYQDSVTFDDVAVDFTPEEWALLDTAEKYNRDVMLENYMNLASVEWEIQPRIKGSSLQQGFLKNPIFNGIQMSQWHKILAKDPSFNLEETKKQTRNYSGWKLCENCGEVFSEQFCLKTQMRAQNGGNTSEDNCYGNDVLSVHKEASIGQELSKFNPCGKFFTLTPGLAVHLGILNARQPYKCKECIKGFKYFVSLDNHTGIHIGQKLCEFQECGRAITPSSHLKQCVTVHTGKKSKKTKNCGKSSTNFSQLSAHVKTHKGEKSFECKECGRSFRNSSSFNVHVQIHTGIKPHKCTECGKAFTRSTHLTQHVRTHTGIKPYECKECGQAFTQYTGLAIHIRNHTGEKPYQCKECGKAFNRSSTLTQHRRIHTGEKPYECVECGKTFITSDHSKHLKTHSGERPFVCKIRGKAFMYSSPLNVHLRTHTGEKPFICKECGKAFAVSSHLSRLEMKEFTLGRHPMKVRV
- the LOC102127469 gene encoding uncharacterized protein isoform X3; protein product: MLENYMNLASVEWEIQPRIKGSSLQQGFLKNPIFNGIQMSQWHKILAKDPSFNLEETKKTRNYSGWKLCENCGEVFSEQFCLKTQMRAQNGGNTSEDNCYGNDVLSVHKEASIGQELSKFNPCGKFFTLTPGLAVHLGILNARQPYKCKECIKGFKYFVSLDNHTGIHIGQKLCEFQECGRAITPSSHLKQCVTVHTGKKSKKTKNCGKSSTNFSQLSAHVKTHKGEKSFECKECGRSFRNSSSFNVHVQIHTGIKPHKCTECGKAFTRSTHLTQHVRTHTGIKPYECKECGQAFTQYTGLAIHIRNHTGEKPYQCKECGKAFNRSSTLTQHRRIHTGEKPYECVECGKTFITSDHSKHLKTHSGERPFVCKIRGKAFMYSSPLNVHLRTHTGEKPFICKECGKAFAVSSHLSRLEMKEFTLGRHPMKVRV
- the LOC102127469 gene encoding uncharacterized protein isoform X8 — protein: MAVIDLSHEWEIQPRIKGSSLQQGFLKNPIFNGIQMTRNYSGWKLCENCGEVFSEQFCLKTQMRAQNGGNTSEDNCYGNDVLSVHKEASIGQELSKFNPCGKFFTLTPGLAVHLGILNARQPYKCKECIKGFKYFVSLDNHTGIHIGQKLCEFQECGRAITPSSHLKQCVTVHTGKKSKKTKNCGKSSTNFSQLSAHVKTHKGEKSFECKECGRSFRNSSSFNVHVQIHTGIKPHKCTECGKAFTRSTHLTQHVRTHTGIKPYECKECGQAFTQYTGLAIHIRNHTGEKPYQCKECGKAFNRSSTLTQHRRIHTGEKPYECVECGKTFITSDHSKHLKTHSGERPFVCKIRGKAFMYSSPLNVHLRTHTGEKPFICKECGKAFAVSSHLSRLEMKEFTLGRHPMKVRV
- the LOC102127469 gene encoding uncharacterized protein isoform X2, with translation MSARRHHLFPRWLPLVSAVSRLSWWSPPLLWCFSREPICPFEEKTKVGTMVEDYLANSYQDSVTFDDVAVDFTPEEWALLDTAEKYNRDVMLENYMNLASVEWEIQPRIKGSSLQQGFLKNPIFNGIQMTRNYSGWKLCENCGEVFSEQFCLKTQMRAQNGGNTSEDNCYGNDVLSVHKEASIGQELSKFNPCGKFFTLTPGLAVHLGILNARQPYKCKECIKGFKYFVSLDNHTGIHIGQKLCEFQECGRAITPSSHLKQCVTVHTGKKSKKTKNCGKSSTNFSQLSAHVKTHKGEKSFECKECGRSFRNSSSFNVHVQIHTGIKPHKCTECGKAFTRSTHLTQHVRTHTGIKPYECKECGQAFTQYTGLAIHIRNHTGEKPYQCKECGKAFNRSSTLTQHRRIHTGEKPYECVECGKTFITSDHSKHLKTHSGERPFVCKIRGKAFMYSSPLNVHLRTHTGEKPFICKECGKAFAVSSHLSRLEMKEFTLGRHPMKVRV
- the LOC102127469 gene encoding uncharacterized protein isoform X12, which produces MTRNYSGWKLCENCGEVFSEQFCLKTQMRAQNGGNTSEDNCYGNDVLSVHKEASIGQELSKFNPCGKFFTLTPGLAVHLGILNARQPYKCKECIKGFKYFVSLDNHTGIHIGQKLCEFQECGRAITPSSHLKQCVTVHTGKKSKKTKNCGKSSTNFSQLSAHVKTHKGEKSFECKECGRSFRNSSSFNVHVQIHTGIKPHKCTECGKAFTRSTHLTQHVRTHTGIKPYECKECGQAFTQYTGLAIHIRNHTGEKPYQCKECGKAFNRSSTLTQHRRIHTGEKPYECVECGKTFITSDHSKHLKTHSGERPFVCKIRGKAFMYSSPLNVHLRTHTGEKPFICKECGKAFAVSSHLSRLEMKEFTLGRHPMKVRV
- the LOC102127469 gene encoding uncharacterized protein isoform X6; protein product: MLENYMNLASVEWEIQPRIKGSSLQQGFLKNPIFNGIQMTRNYSGWKLCENCGEVFSEQFCLKTQMRAQNGGNTSEDNCYGNDVLSVHKEASIGQELSKFNPCGKFFTLTPGLAVHLGILNARQPYKCKECIKGFKYFVSLDNHTGIHIGQKLCEFQECGRAITPSSHLKQCVTVHTGKKSKKTKNCGKSSTNFSQLSAHVKTHKGEKSFECKECGRSFRNSSSFNVHVQIHTGIKPHKCTECGKAFTRSTHLTQHVRTHTGIKPYECKECGQAFTQYTGLAIHIRNHTGEKPYQCKECGKAFNRSSTLTQHRRIHTGEKPYECVECGKTFITSDHSKHLKTHSGERPFVCKIRGKAFMYSSPLNVHLRTHTGEKPFICKECGKAFAVSSHLSRLEMKEFTLGRHPMKVRV
- the LOC102127469 gene encoding uncharacterized protein isoform X13: MRAQNGGNTSEDNCYGNDVLSVHKEASIGQELSKFNPCGKFFTLTPGLAVHLGILNARQPYKCKECIKGFKYFVSLDNHTGIHIGQKLCEFQECGRAITPSSHLKQCVTVHTGKKSKKTKNCGKSSTNFSQLSAHVKTHKGEKSFECKECGRSFRNSSSFNVHVQIHTGIKPHKCTECGKAFTRSTHLTQHVRTHTGIKPYECKECGQAFTQYTGLAIHIRNHTGEKPYQCKECGKAFNRSSTLTQHRRIHTGEKPYECVECGKTFITSDHSKHLKTHSGERPFVCKIRGKAFMYSSPLNVHLRTHTGEKPFICKECGKAFAVSSHLSRLEMKEFTLGRHPMKVRV
- the LOC102127469 gene encoding uncharacterized protein isoform X11, whose product is MQTRNYSGWKLCENCGEVFSEQFCLKTQMRAQNGGNTSEDNCYGNDVLSVHKEASIGQELSKFNPCGKFFTLTPGLAVHLGILNARQPYKCKECIKGFKYFVSLDNHTGIHIGQKLCEFQECGRAITPSSHLKQCVTVHTGKKSKKTKNCGKSSTNFSQLSAHVKTHKGEKSFECKECGRSFRNSSSFNVHVQIHTGIKPHKCTECGKAFTRSTHLTQHVRTHTGIKPYECKECGQAFTQYTGLAIHIRNHTGEKPYQCKECGKAFNRSSTLTQHRRIHTGEKPYECVECGKTFITSDHSKHLKTHSGERPFVCKIRGKAFMYSSPLNVHLRTHTGEKPFICKECGKAFAVSSHLSRLEMKEFTLGRHPMKVRV
- the LOC102127469 gene encoding uncharacterized protein isoform X10, translated to MSQWHKILAKDPSFNLEETKKQTRNYSGWKLCENCGEVFSEQFCLKTQMRAQNGGNTSEDNCYGNDVLSVHKEASIGQELSKFNPCGKFFTLTPGLAVHLGILNARQPYKCKECIKGFKYFVSLDNHTGIHIGQKLCEFQECGRAITPSSHLKQCVTVHTGKKSKKTKNCGKSSTNFSQLSAHVKTHKGEKSFECKECGRSFRNSSSFNVHVQIHTGIKPHKCTECGKAFTRSTHLTQHVRTHTGIKPYECKECGQAFTQYTGLAIHIRNHTGEKPYQCKECGKAFNRSSTLTQHRRIHTGEKPYECVECGKTFITSDHSKHLKTHSGERPFVCKIRGKAFMYSSPLNVHLRTHTGEKPFICKECGKAFAVSSHLSRLEMKEFTLGRHPMKVRV
- the LOC102127469 gene encoding uncharacterized protein isoform X5: MLENYMNLASVEWEIQPRIKGSSLQQGFLKNPIFNGIQMQTRNYSGWKLCENCGEVFSEQFCLKTQMRAQNGGNTSEDNCYGNDVLSVHKEASIGQELSKFNPCGKFFTLTPGLAVHLGILNARQPYKCKECIKGFKYFVSLDNHTGIHIGQKLCEFQECGRAITPSSHLKQCVTVHTGKKSKKTKNCGKSSTNFSQLSAHVKTHKGEKSFECKECGRSFRNSSSFNVHVQIHTGIKPHKCTECGKAFTRSTHLTQHVRTHTGIKPYECKECGQAFTQYTGLAIHIRNHTGEKPYQCKECGKAFNRSSTLTQHRRIHTGEKPYECVECGKTFITSDHSKHLKTHSGERPFVCKIRGKAFMYSSPLNVHLRTHTGEKPFICKECGKAFAVSSHLSRLEMKEFTLGRHPMKVRV
- the LOC102127469 gene encoding uncharacterized protein isoform X9; this translates as MPGIKEDSIEAISFRAWQSLICPMQTRNYSGWKLCENCGEVFSEQFCLKTQMRAQNGGNTSEDNCYGNDVLSVHKEASIGQELSKFNPCGKFFTLTPGLAVHLGILNARQPYKCKECIKGFKYFVSLDNHTGIHIGQKLCEFQECGRAITPSSHLKQCVTVHTGKKSKKTKNCGKSSTNFSQLSAHVKTHKGEKSFECKECGRSFRNSSSFNVHVQIHTGIKPHKCTECGKAFTRSTHLTQHVRTHTGIKPYECKECGQAFTQYTGLAIHIRNHTGEKPYQCKECGKAFNRSSTLTQHRRIHTGEKPYECVECGKTFITSDHSKHLKTHSGERPFVCKIRGKAFMYSSPLNVHLRTHTGEKPFICKECGKAFAVSSHLSRLEMKEFTLGRHPMKVRV
- the LOC102127469 gene encoding uncharacterized protein isoform X7, translated to MAVIDLSHEWEIQPRIKGSSLQQGFLKNPIFNGIQMQTRNYSGWKLCENCGEVFSEQFCLKTQMRAQNGGNTSEDNCYGNDVLSVHKEASIGQELSKFNPCGKFFTLTPGLAVHLGILNARQPYKCKECIKGFKYFVSLDNHTGIHIGQKLCEFQECGRAITPSSHLKQCVTVHTGKKSKKTKNCGKSSTNFSQLSAHVKTHKGEKSFECKECGRSFRNSSSFNVHVQIHTGIKPHKCTECGKAFTRSTHLTQHVRTHTGIKPYECKECGQAFTQYTGLAIHIRNHTGEKPYQCKECGKAFNRSSTLTQHRRIHTGEKPYECVECGKTFITSDHSKHLKTHSGERPFVCKIRGKAFMYSSPLNVHLRTHTGEKPFICKECGKAFAVSSHLSRLEMKEFTLGRHPMKVRV
- the LOC102127469 gene encoding uncharacterized protein isoform X4 yields the protein MAVIDLSHEWEIQPRIKGSSLQQGFLKNPIFNGIQMSQWHKILAKDPSFNLEETKKQTRNYSGWKLCENCGEVFSEQFCLKTQMRAQNGGNTSEDNCYGNDVLSVHKEASIGQELSKFNPCGKFFTLTPGLAVHLGILNARQPYKCKECIKGFKYFVSLDNHTGIHIGQKLCEFQECGRAITPSSHLKQCVTVHTGKKSKKTKNCGKSSTNFSQLSAHVKTHKGEKSFECKECGRSFRNSSSFNVHVQIHTGIKPHKCTECGKAFTRSTHLTQHVRTHTGIKPYECKECGQAFTQYTGLAIHIRNHTGEKPYQCKECGKAFNRSSTLTQHRRIHTGEKPYECVECGKTFITSDHSKHLKTHSGERPFVCKIRGKAFMYSSPLNVHLRTHTGEKPFICKECGKAFAVSSHLSRLEMKEFTLGRHPMKVRV